The Caulobacter sp. FWC26 genome contains a region encoding:
- a CDS encoding crotonase/enoyl-CoA hydratase family protein has product MSLILTEKRGHIAILTLNRPDAMNALGAPGDGDQVAAACEAINDDQDIRCVILTGAGKAFSAGGDVKAMKAREGAFGGNGVKVRDGYRKNIHRIVRAIYGLEVPSIAAVNGAAIGLGCDVACMTDIRIAADTARFGVTFLKLGLIPGDGGAWLMPRTIGMSRAAELLFTGDVIDATKAAEWGLISKAVPAGDLMGEALALAERIAQQPPHALRMAKSLLKHGQTASYDTLMEMSAAAQAIAHHTEDHMEGVDAILEKRSPVFKGA; this is encoded by the coding sequence TTGTCTTTGATCCTCACCGAGAAGCGCGGTCACATCGCCATCCTGACCTTGAATCGCCCGGACGCGATGAACGCGCTGGGCGCCCCAGGCGACGGCGACCAGGTGGCGGCGGCCTGCGAGGCGATCAACGACGATCAGGACATCCGCTGCGTGATCCTGACTGGCGCAGGCAAGGCCTTCTCGGCCGGCGGCGACGTCAAGGCGATGAAGGCCCGCGAAGGCGCGTTCGGCGGTAACGGCGTCAAGGTCCGCGACGGCTATCGCAAGAACATCCACCGCATCGTCCGCGCCATCTATGGCCTGGAGGTTCCCTCGATCGCGGCGGTGAACGGCGCGGCCATCGGCCTGGGCTGCGACGTGGCCTGCATGACCGACATCCGCATCGCCGCCGACACCGCCCGGTTCGGCGTCACCTTCCTGAAGCTGGGCCTGATCCCTGGCGACGGCGGCGCCTGGTTGATGCCGCGCACCATCGGCATGAGCCGCGCGGCCGAGCTCTTGTTCACCGGCGACGTCATCGACGCGACTAAGGCCGCCGAGTGGGGCTTGATCAGCAAGGCCGTCCCCGCTGGCGACCTGATGGGTGAGGCCCTGGCCCTGGCCGAGCGGATCGCCCAACAGCCGCCACACGCCCTGCGCATGGCCAAGAGCCTGCTCAAGCACGGCCAGACCGCCAGCTACGACACCCTGATGGAGATGAGCGCGGCCGCCCAGGCCATCGCCCACCACACCGAGGACCACATGGAAGGCGTCGACGCGATCCTCGAAAAGCGCAGCCCTGTGTTCAAGGGCGCCTGA
- a CDS encoding DUF3052 family protein, with amino-acid sequence MGKEASGVWGQLSDGESEGKLLWEPPKLIFRGAVRGIYQGHALKNVRADGDDLVLSDGTRFTLEPGQAAKWVHAILNPPSRLDKLGVKPGMTVVIDGVDDEAFLEELSTRVEPVEADEDIDILFLAAEDLADLDRMDDWKGALADKGAIWVVSKKGKGAPLKDTDILGAARGLGFSDTKVCGFSSTHTALRFVKRKGG; translated from the coding sequence ATGGGTAAGGAGGCGAGCGGCGTCTGGGGCCAGCTGTCCGACGGCGAGAGCGAGGGCAAGCTCCTGTGGGAGCCGCCCAAGCTCATCTTCCGGGGCGCCGTGCGCGGCATCTATCAAGGCCACGCCCTGAAGAACGTCCGCGCCGACGGCGACGACCTTGTCTTGAGCGACGGCACGCGCTTCACCCTGGAGCCCGGTCAGGCCGCCAAGTGGGTCCACGCCATCCTCAACCCGCCCTCGCGCCTGGACAAGCTGGGCGTGAAGCCCGGCATGACGGTGGTGATCGACGGCGTGGACGACGAGGCCTTCCTTGAGGAGCTTTCGACCCGCGTGGAGCCGGTCGAGGCCGACGAGGATATCGACATCCTGTTCCTGGCCGCCGAGGACCTGGCCGATCTTGACCGCATGGACGACTGGAAGGGCGCCCTGGCCGACAAGGGCGCGATCTGGGTCGTCTCGAAGAAGGGCAAGGGGGCGCCGCTGAAGGACACCGACATCCTGGGCGCCGCGCGCGGCCTGGGGTTCTCGGACACCAAGGTCTGCGGGTTTTCGAGCACGCACACGGCGCTGCGGTTCGTGAAGCGCAAGGGCGGGTGA
- a CDS encoding pitrilysin family protein — protein sequence MTMKKLFASAAIAALVAASPALAATPAKAAPPKAAAKVTGAMATALPTIDIPHTTFKLSNGLTVIVHEDHKAPIVAVNIWYHVGSKNEPVGKTGFAHLFEHLMFNGSEHFNDDWFKALEKLGATDMNGTTNEDRTNYFQNVPTAALDQVLWLESDRMGWLVNAIDKAKLDEQRGVVQNEKRQGENQPYGQVWDIITESTYPKDHPYGHSVIGSMADLDAASLDDVKTWFKNYYGPANATLVLAGDITVAEAKAKAEKYFGDIPSGPPVTRQKEWIAKRTGSQRAEMQDRVPQTRIYKVWNTPGFGAADTDYLDLLGEVLVSDKTSRLYKRLVFTDQTATAVSAGVSPSEIGGQFLVTLTVKPGGDPAAVEKAFDEEFQRLLRDGPTPEEVAKVRTNNLANVVRGAERIGGFGGKSDILAQNQVYLGDAGAYKRSLDRVRAAKASDLVAAGRKWLSDGDFTLTVSPFPNYKAATVGADRKAMPEVGAQKPPSFVKLHRGVLSNGLKVVLAERHETPQVQLSLLFDAGQAAETSGKAGVSSLAVGMMTEGTTNRDNLTLSRELAQLGASVRTSNGLDTSTVSLNTLTTTLDPALALYADILRNPAYTPDDLTRRKRLSIAGIQQAKQNPNAMASRILPVLAYGPSSPYGVLSTEASVGSITRDDLIAYQKAWLQPKDATLIIVGDTTLEQIMPKLEAQLGGWTGAQARAKPSVTAAPSKAAVYLIDKPGAQQSMLMVGNLVAPRDPSDEAAIDVMNTLFGGDFVSRLNMNLREDKHWSYGARSLVTGARGTRLFMALAPVQTDKTAESFAEARKELLGIIGDKPITAAELAKAQNSLTLSLPGSWETAAGVGGSISELVNFNLPDSYPENYSNYVRSVTLDAATAAAKKVIKPEELIWVVVGDRAAVEPKLKAMGVEPRIIDADGNPAK from the coding sequence ATGACCATGAAGAAGCTGTTCGCGTCCGCCGCCATCGCGGCCCTCGTCGCCGCCTCGCCGGCGCTGGCCGCCACGCCCGCCAAAGCCGCCCCGCCCAAGGCTGCGGCGAAGGTCACCGGTGCGATGGCCACGGCCTTGCCGACCATCGACATCCCGCACACCACCTTCAAGCTGTCGAACGGCCTCACCGTCATCGTCCACGAGGACCACAAGGCGCCGATCGTCGCGGTGAACATCTGGTACCATGTCGGCTCCAAGAACGAGCCGGTCGGCAAGACCGGCTTCGCCCACCTGTTCGAGCACCTGATGTTCAACGGCTCGGAGCACTTCAACGACGACTGGTTCAAGGCGCTGGAGAAGCTGGGCGCCACCGACATGAACGGGACCACCAACGAGGACCGCACCAACTACTTCCAGAACGTACCGACAGCGGCGCTGGACCAGGTGCTGTGGCTGGAAAGCGACCGCATGGGCTGGTTGGTCAACGCCATCGACAAGGCCAAGCTGGATGAGCAGCGCGGCGTCGTCCAGAACGAGAAGCGCCAGGGCGAGAACCAGCCCTACGGCCAGGTCTGGGACATCATCACCGAGAGCACCTATCCCAAGGATCACCCGTACGGCCACTCGGTCATCGGCTCGATGGCCGATCTCGACGCCGCCTCGCTGGACGACGTGAAGACCTGGTTCAAGAACTACTACGGACCGGCCAACGCGACGCTGGTGCTGGCCGGCGACATCACCGTCGCCGAGGCCAAGGCCAAGGCCGAAAAGTACTTCGGCGACATCCCGTCGGGCCCGCCCGTGACGCGCCAAAAGGAATGGATCGCCAAGCGGACCGGCTCACAGCGCGCCGAGATGCAGGATCGCGTGCCGCAGACGCGCATCTACAAGGTGTGGAACACGCCGGGCTTCGGCGCGGCCGACACCGACTATCTGGATTTGCTGGGCGAAGTCCTGGTCTCGGACAAGACCTCGCGGCTCTACAAGCGCCTGGTGTTCACCGACCAGACCGCGACCGCCGTCAGCGCCGGTGTCAGCCCCAGCGAGATCGGCGGCCAGTTCCTGGTCACCCTGACCGTCAAGCCGGGCGGTGATCCGGCGGCGGTCGAAAAGGCCTTTGACGAGGAATTCCAGCGCCTGCTGCGCGATGGCCCGACGCCCGAGGAGGTCGCCAAGGTCCGCACCAACAACCTGGCCAACGTGGTGCGCGGCGCCGAGCGGATCGGCGGTTTCGGCGGCAAGTCCGACATCCTGGCGCAGAACCAGGTCTATCTTGGCGACGCCGGCGCCTATAAGCGCAGCCTCGACCGGGTGCGGGCGGCCAAGGCTTCGGATTTGGTCGCGGCCGGCCGTAAGTGGCTGAGCGACGGTGACTTCACCCTCACCGTCAGCCCCTTCCCCAACTACAAGGCCGCGACCGTCGGCGCCGACCGCAAGGCGATGCCCGAGGTCGGGGCCCAGAAGCCGCCGAGCTTCGTGAAGCTGCACCGGGGCGTGCTCTCGAACGGTCTGAAGGTCGTGCTGGCCGAGCGGCATGAGACGCCGCAGGTCCAGTTGAGCCTGCTGTTCGACGCCGGCCAGGCGGCCGAGACGAGCGGCAAGGCCGGCGTCTCGTCCCTGGCGGTCGGCATGATGACCGAGGGCACCACCAATCGCGACAACCTGACCCTGAGCCGCGAGTTGGCGCAGTTGGGCGCGTCCGTGCGCACCAGCAACGGCCTCGACACCTCGACGGTCTCGCTGAACACCCTGACCACCACGCTTGATCCGGCCCTGGCGCTCTATGCCGACATCCTGCGCAATCCGGCCTACACGCCCGACGACCTGACCCGCCGCAAGCGCCTGTCGATCGCCGGCATCCAGCAGGCCAAGCAGAACCCGAACGCCATGGCCTCGCGGATCCTGCCGGTGCTCGCCTATGGCCCGTCCAGCCCCTATGGCGTGCTGTCGACCGAGGCCAGCGTCGGCTCGATCACGCGAGACGACCTGATCGCCTACCAGAAGGCGTGGCTGCAGCCCAAGGACGCCACCCTGATCATCGTCGGCGACACCACGCTGGAACAGATCATGCCGAAGCTGGAAGCGCAGCTGGGCGGCTGGACCGGCGCTCAGGCCAGGGCCAAGCCCTCCGTCACGGCCGCTCCCAGCAAGGCGGCGGTCTACCTGATCGACAAGCCCGGCGCCCAGCAGTCGATGCTGATGGTCGGCAACCTGGTCGCGCCGCGCGATCCGAGCGATGAAGCCGCGATCGACGTGATGAACACCCTGTTCGGCGGCGACTTTGTCTCGCGCCTCAACATGAACCTGCGCGAGGACAAGCACTGGTCGTATGGCGCCCGCAGCCTGGTGACCGGCGCGCGCGGCACGCGTCTGTTCATGGCCCTGGCGCCGGTCCAGACCGACAAGACCGCCGAGTCGTTCGCCGAGGCGCGCAAGGAGCTTCTGGGGATCATCGGCGACAAGCCGATCACCGCCGCCGAACTGGCCAAGGCCCAGAACAGCCTGACCCTGTCGCTGCCCGGCTCGTGGGAAACCGCCGCCGGCGTCGGCGGGTCGATCTCAGAGCTGGTCAACTTCAACCTGCCCGACAGCTATCCCGAGAACTATTCGAACTATGTCCGCTCGGTCACGCTCGACGCGGCGACCGCGGCGGCCAAGAAGGTGATCAAGCCCGAAGAACTGATCTGGGTCGTGGTCGGCGACCGCGCTGCGGTCGAGCCCAAGCTGAAGGCGATGGGTGTCGAGCCGCGTATCATCGACGCCGACGGCAATCCGGCGAAGTAG
- the dksA gene encoding RNA polymerase-binding protein DksA, with amino-acid sequence MQTAASLLEKSDYRPSEDEPFMNERQLEYFKQKLLAWKEEILRESRETVSHLQKETENHADLADRASSETDRALELRTRDRQRKLISKIDQALRRVEDGSYGYCEETGEPIGLARLEARPTATMSVEAQERHERRERVHRDD; translated from the coding sequence ATGCAAACGGCCGCAAGTCTGCTAGAGAAATCCGACTACCGTCCTTCCGAGGACGAGCCTTTTATGAACGAGCGGCAGCTTGAGTATTTCAAGCAAAAGCTGCTGGCATGGAAAGAAGAGATCCTCCGCGAATCTCGCGAGACGGTTTCCCATCTCCAGAAAGAAACCGAGAATCATGCCGATCTGGCCGATCGCGCGTCCTCGGAAACCGACCGGGCTCTTGAGCTCCGCACTCGTGATCGCCAACGCAAGCTGATCTCCAAGATCGACCAGGCCCTGCGCCGCGTCGAGGACGGCTCGTACGGCTATTGCGAGGAGACGGGCGAGCCGATCGGCCTGGCCCGACTGGAAGCTCGCCCGACGGCGACCATGAGTGTCGAAGCCCAGGAACGCCACGAGCGCCGGGAACGCGTCCACCGCGACGACTAG
- a CDS encoding pyridoxamine 5'-phosphate oxidase family protein translates to MHEITTLEALEALYQPAPTPASTVKVTPYITPQYATLIEASPFVALATCGPEGLDCSPRGDRPGFVRIADRKTLMLPDRRGNNRIDSLRNIVRDPRVALLFLIPGSGTTFRVNGRAVLSAAPDLLESFAVDGKTPRTVIVVTVEEAYFQCARAIVRSGLWKAESQVDPMSLPSPGAMLAAVTDGEVGGESYDRAWPERAAKSLW, encoded by the coding sequence TTGCACGAGATCACCACCCTGGAGGCGCTTGAAGCGCTCTACCAACCCGCGCCCACGCCGGCCTCGACGGTCAAGGTCACCCCCTATATCACGCCGCAGTATGCGACCCTGATCGAGGCCTCGCCGTTTGTCGCCCTGGCCACTTGCGGCCCGGAAGGTCTCGACTGCAGTCCGCGTGGCGATCGGCCGGGCTTCGTGCGGATCGCCGACCGCAAGACCCTGATGCTGCCGGACCGTCGTGGGAACAATCGCATCGACTCCCTGCGCAATATCGTGCGTGACCCGCGCGTAGCGCTGCTGTTCCTGATCCCCGGGTCGGGCACGACCTTCCGGGTCAATGGTCGCGCGGTTCTGAGCGCTGCTCCGGACTTGCTTGAGAGCTTCGCGGTCGACGGCAAGACGCCGCGCACGGTCATCGTCGTCACCGTCGAGGAAGCCTACTTCCAATGCGCCCGCGCGATCGTGCGTTCAGGCCTGTGGAAGGCGGAGAGCCAGGTGGACCCGATGTCCCTGCCCTCGCCCGGAGCCATGCTGGCGGCGGTCACGGACGGCGAAGTGGGCGGCGAATCCTATGACCGTGCCTGGCCCGAGCGCGCGGCCAAATCACTCTGGTAG
- a CDS encoding oxygenase MpaB family protein — MAHPSTYLGWKIDYAHPLGEPALLDPGSVHWRVYKNPIALAVGGVAAVLLEFAEPRIRSGVWDHSTFKSDPLGRARRTGTAALIGVYGPVSAARRVIQGVNNMHARVSGETPDGEAYRALDPDLLNWVAATAVYGFVTAYDRFVEPLSEAEKNRFYEEAALVAHLYGATVSPGSEAEFMAMLQALAPRFEPHPIVDEFLQTIASGQAAPVVPRPLHRALARAAVSLLPPPVRRTLALGREHDLSLAEGLALKAAGRLADKIAIRSSPPCQASVRLGLPHDFLYRGEAERRRLLLLAASRHRLLAAGK, encoded by the coding sequence ATGGCCCACCCGTCCACCTATCTCGGCTGGAAGATCGACTACGCCCATCCGCTCGGCGAGCCGGCTCTGCTCGACCCCGGCTCCGTACACTGGCGCGTCTACAAGAACCCGATCGCCCTGGCGGTCGGGGGCGTGGCGGCGGTGCTGCTGGAGTTCGCCGAGCCGCGCATCCGGTCGGGGGTGTGGGATCACTCGACCTTCAAGAGCGATCCGCTCGGCCGGGCGAGGCGCACCGGAACCGCGGCCCTGATCGGGGTCTATGGCCCCGTCTCGGCGGCGCGGCGGGTGATCCAGGGCGTCAACAACATGCACGCCCGCGTGTCGGGCGAGACGCCGGACGGCGAAGCCTACCGGGCGCTGGACCCCGACCTCCTGAACTGGGTCGCCGCCACGGCGGTCTATGGCTTCGTCACCGCCTATGACCGGTTTGTCGAACCGTTGAGCGAGGCTGAGAAGAACCGCTTCTACGAGGAGGCCGCGCTCGTCGCCCATCTCTATGGCGCGACGGTCTCGCCAGGCTCGGAGGCCGAATTCATGGCGATGCTGCAGGCGCTGGCGCCGCGCTTCGAGCCGCATCCGATCGTCGATGAGTTCCTGCAGACCATCGCGTCCGGGCAGGCCGCGCCCGTCGTCCCAAGACCCCTGCATCGCGCGCTGGCGCGGGCCGCCGTCTCGCTTCTGCCGCCGCCGGTGCGGCGGACGCTGGCGCTGGGGCGCGAGCACGACCTAAGCCTCGCCGAAGGCCTGGCGCTGAAGGCGGCCGGGAGACTGGCCGACAAGATCGCGATCCGGAGTTCTCCGCCCTGCCAGGCCAGTGTGCGACTAGGACTGCCCCACGACTTTCTCTATCGCGGCGAGGCGGAGCGGCGGCGACTGCTGCTGCTGGCTGCCTCGCGGCACAGGCTCTTGGCCGCCGGTAAATAA
- a CDS encoding response regulator, which produces MTEHEKARHVLIIEDEILVAFEVEALLAEQGFTSFDIADSPGDALALALANPPDLITADYRIVGGTGVEAVEAIQRQLGHIPVVYVTGNADQVRDHLKPVVDKPISPRHLAEACARAFDA; this is translated from the coding sequence ATGACCGAGCACGAGAAGGCCCGACACGTGTTGATCATCGAGGACGAAATCCTCGTCGCGTTCGAGGTCGAGGCTCTCCTGGCGGAGCAGGGCTTCACCAGTTTCGACATCGCCGACAGCCCGGGTGATGCTCTGGCGCTGGCGCTGGCCAATCCTCCCGATTTGATCACTGCGGACTATCGGATCGTCGGCGGCACCGGCGTCGAGGCGGTCGAGGCCATTCAGCGACAACTGGGACATATTCCGGTGGTCTATGTGACGGGCAACGCCGATCAGGTGCGAGACCACCTCAAGCCGGTCGTCGACAAGCCGATCTCGCCGCGCCATCTGGCCGAGGCTTGCGCTCGGGCCTTCGACGCCTAG
- the fliX gene encoding flagellar assembly regulator FliX: MKVSSTGGVSATGASRAKPAGGSSSFSLPSVNAASGAASTASVGGLTGVGSVDALLALQAAGPVGGPLERRKRAVRRADDILDILGEVRIALIDGDISHATLDRLSRALREQRDATDDPRLEGVLNEIETRAAVELAKLEARGR, from the coding sequence ATGAAGGTTTCCAGCACGGGGGGCGTCTCGGCGACCGGCGCGTCGCGAGCCAAGCCGGCCGGTGGTTCGTCGAGCTTTTCGTTGCCCTCCGTCAACGCCGCCAGCGGCGCGGCCAGCACCGCCTCGGTCGGTGGCCTGACCGGCGTGGGTTCGGTCGACGCCCTGTTGGCCCTCCAGGCGGCCGGCCCCGTCGGAGGCCCCCTGGAGCGCCGCAAGCGTGCGGTGCGCCGCGCCGACGATATCCTCGACATCCTGGGCGAGGTGCGGATCGCCCTGATTGACGGCGACATCTCGCACGCGACGCTGGACCGCTTGTCGCGCGCCCTCCGTGAGCAGCGCGACGCCACCGACGACCCCCGTCTGGAGGGCGTCTTGAACGAGATCGAGACCCGGGCCGCCGTCGAGCTGGCCAAGCTCGAAGCCCGCGGGCGCTGA
- a CDS encoding DMT family transporter has product MSLRDFGLLVLICLVWAGSNIISKLVVAHWGVPPLYYAAVRFALVALLTLPWLLPAPRPTWRMVLVGLLMGGGNFALLFMGFQTASPSAASVVIQVGVPFTTLLSVLILGEKIRWRRGLGIALTLLGAVVVMWSPKGIELSAGLWLIVAAAFTGSLGAVMMKQIEGVKPLQFQAWVGFSSLWPLAAMSAFMEPGQVAAGLHAGWPFVAAVVFSAVVVSILAHTAYYGLIQRYEANLIAPLTLMTPLFTIGMGVVVTHDHFDLRMGIGAALALLGVLIIALRRNQVMPLLMSLRSRLQ; this is encoded by the coding sequence ATGTCCCTTCGCGACTTTGGTCTTCTGGTGCTGATCTGCCTGGTGTGGGCGGGCAGCAACATCATCTCCAAGCTGGTGGTCGCCCACTGGGGCGTGCCGCCGCTCTATTACGCGGCCGTGCGCTTTGCTCTGGTGGCGTTGCTGACCTTGCCGTGGCTGCTGCCCGCGCCTCGGCCGACCTGGCGGATGGTGCTGGTGGGCCTTCTGATGGGCGGCGGCAACTTCGCCCTCCTGTTCATGGGCTTTCAGACCGCCTCGCCGTCGGCCGCCTCGGTGGTGATCCAGGTCGGGGTGCCGTTCACGACCCTGCTGTCGGTGCTGATCCTGGGCGAGAAGATCCGCTGGCGCCGAGGCCTGGGCATCGCCCTGACCCTCCTCGGCGCGGTGGTGGTGATGTGGAGTCCCAAGGGCATCGAGCTGTCGGCGGGGCTCTGGCTCATCGTGGCGGCGGCGTTCACCGGCTCCCTGGGCGCGGTGATGATGAAGCAGATCGAGGGTGTGAAGCCGTTGCAGTTCCAAGCTTGGGTGGGCTTCTCCTCGCTCTGGCCCCTGGCGGCGATGAGCGCCTTCATGGAGCCGGGGCAGGTGGCGGCGGGCCTCCACGCTGGCTGGCCGTTCGTCGCGGCGGTGGTGTTCTCGGCCGTGGTGGTTTCGATCCTGGCCCACACGGCCTATTACGGCCTGATCCAGCGCTATGAGGCCAATCTGATCGCGCCGCTGACCCTGATGACGCCGCTCTTCACGATCGGCATGGGCGTGGTGGTCACCCACGACCACTTCGATCTGCGGATGGGGATCGGCGCGGCCCTGGCGCTGCTGGGCGTTCTGATCATCGCGCTTCGGCGGAATCAGGTCATGCCCCTGCTGATGTCGCTGCGGAGCCGCCTGCAATGA
- a CDS encoding N-acetylmuramoyl-L-alanine amidase, whose translation MSLSLIEAPSPNFDARKAVPDTVILHYTGMETGEAAIERLRDPEAKVSAHYCVEEDGRIVRLVAEERRAWHAGAAFWKGVKDINSASIGIEIVNPGHEFGYRPFPEAQIAAVINLLADIRLRWMIPDARILGHSDVAPARKIDPGELFPWKRLAESGHGLWIEPPPSPGAPLGQGEEGTGVFALQAGLTRLGYDCAPSGKYDEWTATVVSAFQRHWLQSRFDGIADGETRARLVGLLRAGAD comes from the coding sequence ATGAGCCTGTCCCTGATCGAGGCCCCGTCGCCCAATTTCGACGCCCGCAAGGCCGTGCCCGACACGGTGATCCTGCACTATACGGGCATGGAGACCGGCGAGGCGGCGATCGAGCGCCTGCGCGATCCCGAGGCCAAGGTCAGCGCCCACTACTGCGTCGAGGAGGACGGCCGCATCGTGCGCCTGGTGGCCGAGGAGCGTCGGGCCTGGCACGCCGGCGCGGCCTTCTGGAAGGGCGTCAAGGACATCAACTCGGCCTCAATCGGGATCGAGATCGTCAATCCCGGCCACGAGTTCGGCTATCGCCCGTTCCCCGAGGCCCAGATCGCCGCGGTGATCAACCTGCTGGCCGACATCCGCTTGCGCTGGATGATCCCCGATGCCCGCATCCTCGGCCATTCCGACGTCGCGCCGGCGCGCAAGATCGATCCCGGCGAGCTCTTCCCCTGGAAGCGCCTGGCCGAGAGCGGCCATGGCCTGTGGATCGAGCCGCCGCCTTCGCCCGGCGCGCCTTTGGGCCAAGGCGAGGAGGGGACCGGCGTCTTCGCGCTGCAGGCCGGTTTGACGCGCCTGGGCTATGACTGCGCGCCCAGCGGAAAGTACGACGAATGGACCGCCACCGTCGTCTCGGCCTTCCAGCGCCACTGGCTGCAGAGCCGCTTTGACGGAATCGCCGACGGGGAGACCCGCGCCCGTCTCGTGGGCCTGCTGCGGGCGGGCGCCGACTGA
- a CDS encoding NAD(P)/FAD-dependent oxidoreductase, with protein sequence MAMEHVDVLIVGAGLSGIGAAYHLQKHCPGKTYAILEGREAIGGTWDLFRYPGIRSDSDMYTLGYSFKPWKAAKAIADGPSILDYVRETAREHDIDRHIRFKHLVKRASWSSETATWTVEAEHDGKPVTFTCRFLHMCSGYYRYSAGYTPDFAGTERFKGRIVHPQHWPEDLDYSGKKVVVIGSGATAVTLVPEMAKTAAHVTMLQRSPTYVVSRPAEDGIANWLRSKLPAMTAYGITRWKNVLFQLLFFNLARKKPEKTKERLLSMVREHLGPDYDVETHFTPRYNPWDQRLCLVPDADLFDALKSGAASVVTDHIDTFTETGVQLKSGKTLDADVVVTATGLQLQLLSGMEVVVDGKVADLSQSMSYKGMMFSDVPNLASVFGYTNASWTLKADLTSEYVCRLLNHMDRTGADYCVPRLDGEVEAAPWLDFSSGYITRSIGQFPKQGTRKPWKVHQNYALDLMTLRMGKVEDGVMQFGRKTGASVKAAPEKVLEPA encoded by the coding sequence ATGGCGATGGAACATGTCGACGTACTGATCGTGGGCGCGGGGCTTTCAGGGATCGGCGCGGCCTACCACCTGCAAAAGCACTGCCCCGGCAAGACCTACGCGATCCTCGAAGGGCGCGAGGCGATCGGCGGCACCTGGGACCTGTTCCGCTATCCCGGCATCCGCTCCGACAGCGACATGTACACCCTGGGCTACAGCTTCAAGCCCTGGAAGGCGGCCAAGGCCATCGCCGACGGCCCGTCGATCCTGGACTATGTCCGCGAGACCGCCCGCGAGCATGACATCGACCGCCACATCCGCTTCAAGCACCTGGTCAAGCGCGCCAGCTGGTCCAGTGAGACCGCGACCTGGACCGTCGAGGCCGAACACGACGGCAAGCCGGTTACCTTCACCTGCCGCTTCCTGCACATGTGCTCGGGCTACTACCGCTATTCGGCCGGTTATACGCCGGACTTCGCCGGAACCGAGCGCTTCAAGGGCCGCATCGTCCATCCGCAGCACTGGCCAGAAGACCTCGACTACAGCGGCAAGAAGGTCGTGGTCATCGGCAGCGGCGCCACCGCCGTGACCCTGGTGCCCGAAATGGCCAAGACCGCCGCCCATGTCACCATGCTGCAGCGCTCGCCGACCTATGTGGTGTCGCGCCCGGCCGAGGACGGCATCGCCAACTGGCTGCGATCGAAGCTTCCGGCCATGACCGCGTATGGCATCACCCGCTGGAAGAACGTGCTGTTCCAGCTCTTGTTCTTCAACCTGGCCCGCAAGAAGCCGGAAAAGACCAAGGAGCGCCTGCTGTCCATGGTGCGCGAGCACCTGGGCCCCGACTATGACGTCGAGACCCACTTCACCCCGCGCTACAATCCTTGGGACCAGCGCCTGTGCCTGGTGCCCGACGCCGATCTGTTCGACGCGCTGAAGAGCGGCGCGGCCTCGGTGGTCACCGACCACATCGACACCTTCACCGAGACGGGCGTCCAGCTGAAGTCCGGCAAGACCCTGGACGCCGATGTCGTGGTCACCGCCACGGGCCTGCAGCTTCAGCTGCTCAGCGGCATGGAGGTCGTGGTCGACGGCAAGGTCGCCGACCTGTCGCAGTCGATGAGCTACAAGGGCATGATGTTCAGCGACGTGCCGAACCTGGCCTCGGTGTTCGGCTACACCAACGCCAGCTGGACGTTGAAGGCCGACCTGACCAGCGAGTATGTCTGCCGCCTGCTCAACCACATGGACCGCACGGGCGCCGACTACTGCGTGCCGCGGCTCGACGGCGAGGTCGAGGCCGCGCCGTGGCTGGACTTCTCGTCGGGCTATATCACCCGCTCAATCGGCCAGTTCCCCAAGCAGGGGACGCGTAAGCCCTGGAAGGTGCATCAGAACTACGCGCTGGACCTGATGACCCTGCGGATGGGCAAGGTCGAGGACGGCGTGATGCAGTTCGGCCGTAAAACCGGCGCTTCGGTGAAGGCTGCGCCGGAGAAGGTGCTGGAACCGGCCTGA